One Hyphomicrobium sp. CS1GBMeth3 DNA window includes the following coding sequences:
- a CDS encoding M3 family metallopeptidase — translation MANKSGAKTAATKTRQNPLLAPWRTPFKVPPFHLIKPQHFKPAFAQALAVHRREIAEIASRTAKPTFANTIIALEKSGTLLSKVADVFFNLASADTNEALQAVERDMAPKLAKHQSALLLNRRLFLRIADHYGRREELDLDAEALRLLERTYKSFVRAGAKLDAKARKRIAEINTELATLGTQFTQNVLADEQAWHLILDGERDLAGLPDTVRAAAAQAAIELGKPGRHAITLARSSVEPFLQFSSRRDLREEAFKAWIKRGELGGATDNRKITVRIMELRAELARLLGFDTFAAYALDDTMARTSAEVRKLLDKVWPAALRSARAERDALQARARAGGDNAKIAAWDWRYYAEKERKARYDLDEAEVRSYLKLENVLEAAFNTAGRLFGLVFDERDDVPVYHPDVRAWEVKTKAGEHVGLFYGDYYARPSKRSGAWMSSYRTQQKLAGNVRPIVVNVMSVARGAPGTPTLLSFDDARTLFHELGHGLHGLLSDVTYPSLAMTNVLQDFVELPSQLYEHWLSRPEVLKRFALHAETGKSMPQRLLDQLEAARTFNQGFATVEYTASTLLDLELHSLSDTAGLDVDAFESEVLARIGMPAEIVPRHRIPHFQHIIGGYAAGYYSYLWSEVMDADAFAAFVETGNVFDKRTATKLKTHIYAAGNKQDALDAYVAFRGRPPEVEGLLRKRGLT, via the coding sequence ATGGCGAACAAGAGCGGCGCAAAGACAGCGGCAACCAAGACCCGGCAGAACCCGTTGCTCGCGCCTTGGCGGACGCCGTTCAAGGTGCCCCCGTTCCATTTGATCAAACCGCAGCATTTCAAGCCTGCGTTCGCCCAGGCCTTAGCCGTGCACCGGCGCGAGATCGCGGAGATCGCCTCACGCACGGCGAAGCCGACCTTCGCCAACACGATCATCGCCTTGGAGAAGAGCGGCACGCTGCTGAGCAAAGTGGCGGACGTCTTCTTCAACCTCGCGAGCGCCGACACTAATGAAGCTTTGCAGGCGGTCGAGCGCGACATGGCGCCGAAGCTCGCGAAGCACCAGAGCGCGCTTCTGCTCAATCGGCGCCTGTTCCTGCGCATTGCCGATCATTACGGGCGCCGCGAGGAGCTCGACCTCGATGCCGAAGCTCTGCGGCTCCTCGAACGCACCTACAAGAGCTTCGTGCGCGCCGGCGCAAAGCTCGATGCCAAGGCGCGCAAGCGCATTGCCGAAATCAATACGGAGCTGGCGACGCTCGGCACCCAGTTCACGCAGAATGTTCTCGCCGACGAACAGGCTTGGCATTTGATCCTCGACGGCGAGCGCGATCTCGCCGGCTTGCCCGACACTGTCCGTGCCGCGGCCGCGCAGGCTGCCATCGAACTCGGAAAACCCGGCAGGCATGCGATTACGCTCGCGCGGTCGAGCGTCGAGCCGTTCCTGCAATTTTCCTCGCGGCGCGATCTGCGCGAGGAGGCCTTCAAGGCCTGGATCAAGCGCGGCGAGCTCGGCGGCGCCACCGACAACCGCAAGATCACCGTGCGCATCATGGAACTGCGCGCGGAGCTTGCGCGCCTGCTCGGTTTCGACACCTTCGCGGCTTATGCGCTCGACGACACCATGGCGCGCACGTCCGCCGAAGTGCGCAAGCTTCTCGACAAAGTATGGCCCGCGGCGCTCAGGAGTGCGCGCGCCGAGCGCGATGCGTTGCAGGCGCGCGCGCGGGCGGGCGGCGACAACGCCAAGATCGCAGCGTGGGACTGGCGCTATTACGCCGAGAAAGAACGCAAGGCACGCTACGATCTCGACGAGGCGGAGGTGCGCTCGTATCTCAAGCTCGAGAACGTTCTTGAAGCCGCCTTCAACACGGCTGGACGCCTATTCGGGCTGGTGTTCGATGAGCGTGACGACGTTCCCGTCTATCATCCGGACGTGCGCGCGTGGGAGGTGAAGACGAAAGCCGGCGAGCACGTCGGGCTTTTCTACGGCGACTACTATGCGCGCCCATCCAAGCGCTCCGGCGCCTGGATGTCGTCCTACCGTACGCAGCAGAAGCTCGCCGGCAATGTACGCCCCATCGTCGTCAACGTCATGAGCGTGGCGCGCGGCGCGCCCGGCACGCCGACGCTGCTCTCGTTTGACGATGCGCGGACGCTGTTCCACGAGCTGGGCCACGGGTTGCACGGCCTCTTGTCCGACGTGACCTATCCGTCGCTCGCCATGACCAACGTGCTGCAGGACTTCGTAGAGCTGCCGTCGCAGCTCTACGAGCACTGGCTGTCGCGGCCGGAAGTTCTGAAGCGCTTTGCGTTGCATGCGGAGACGGGAAAATCGATGCCGCAGCGGCTGCTCGACCAGCTCGAGGCGGCGCGCACCTTCAACCAGGGCTTCGCGACAGTGGAGTACACGGCGTCGACGCTGCTCGACCTCGAGCTGCATTCGCTCTCCGATACGGCCGGGCTCGATGTCGATGCGTTCGAGAGCGAGGTGCTGGCACGCATCGGCATGCCGGCGGAGATCGTGCCGCGCCACCGCATCCCGCATTTCCAGCACATCATCGGCGGCTATGCGGCCGGCTACTACAGCTATCTCTGGTCCGAGGTCATGGACGCGGATGCATTCGCGGCTTTCGTCGAGACGGGCAACGTGTTCGACAAGCGCACGGCGACCAAGCTCAAGACGCACATCTACGCCGCCGGAAACAAGCAGGATGCGCTGGATGCATACGTGGCGTTCCGCGGCCGGCCGCCCGAGGTCGAAGGCCTCCTGCGCAAGCGCGGCCTTACTTAA
- a CDS encoding DUF2794 domain-containing protein has product MASSAQSRSITHPVVTFDRAELDAILAVYARKVAAGEWRDYALQMGREKAVFAIFQRASEYPLFRVEKCPRLARRQGEYSVVLRSGVILKRGHELARVLAACESVKLSH; this is encoded by the coding sequence CTGGCCTCCTCGGCTCAATCCCGCAGCATCACCCATCCGGTCGTCACGTTCGACCGCGCTGAGCTCGACGCTATCCTTGCGGTCTACGCGCGCAAGGTGGCAGCCGGCGAGTGGCGCGACTACGCCCTCCAGATGGGGCGGGAGAAAGCCGTATTCGCCATCTTCCAGCGCGCGTCGGAGTATCCGCTGTTCCGCGTCGAAAAATGCCCGCGGCTGGCCCGCAGGCAAGGCGAGTACAGCGTTGTGCTGCGCAGCGGCGTCATCCTGAAGCGCGGCCACGAGTTGGCGCGCGTGCTCGCCGCCTGCGAGAGCGTGAAGCTCAGCCACTAG
- a CDS encoding Bax inhibitor-1/YccA family protein, whose amino-acid sequence MAQFDSRYSQSTTVGRADVDEGLRAYMLGVYNYMAAGVALTGIVAYLIYSMAVTTDPASAAATLPNGQALTAFGVALYTSPLRWLLFLAPIAFVFFFAFRASSMSPAAAQTSFWIYAALVGASLSSLLLVYTGSSIANVFFITAATFAALSVWGYTTKRDISGWGSFLFMGLIGVIIAAVVNIFMQSSAMQFAISVIGVLVFAGLTAYDTQRIKDVYYEVAGNAEAAAKASILGALSLYQDFVGLFVNLLTLLGDRE is encoded by the coding sequence ATGGCACAGTTTGACAGCAGATATTCGCAATCGACGACCGTCGGCCGCGCCGATGTCGACGAAGGTCTGCGCGCGTACATGCTGGGCGTTTACAATTACATGGCGGCCGGCGTCGCCCTGACCGGCATCGTCGCCTACCTGATCTATTCAATGGCCGTTACCACTGACCCGGCGTCCGCCGCCGCCACGTTGCCGAACGGCCAAGCGCTGACCGCATTCGGCGTCGCGCTCTACACGAGCCCGCTCCGCTGGCTGCTCTTCCTGGCTCCGATCGCGTTCGTGTTTTTCTTCGCCTTCCGTGCCAGCTCGATGAGCCCGGCGGCCGCCCAGACCTCGTTCTGGATCTACGCCGCGCTGGTCGGTGCGTCGCTGTCGTCGCTGCTGCTCGTCTACACCGGCAGCTCGATCGCCAACGTGTTCTTCATCACGGCGGCCACCTTCGCGGCCCTCAGCGTCTGGGGCTACACGACGAAGCGTGACATCTCGGGCTGGGGCTCGTTCCTGTTCATGGGCCTGATCGGCGTCATCATCGCCGCGGTCGTGAACATCTTCATGCAGTCGAGCGCTATGCAGTTTGCGATCTCGGTCATCGGCGTGCTCGTGTTCGCCGGCCTCACGGCCTACGACACGCAGCGCATCAAGGACGTCTACTACGAGGTCGCCGGCAATGCCGAGGCGGCCGCCAAGGCTTCTATCCTCGGCGCCCTGTCGCTCTACCAGGACTTCGTGGGCCTGTTCGTCAACCTGCTGACGCTGCTCGGCGACCGCGAGTAA
- a CDS encoding FtsX-like permease family protein, whose translation MTTATTDIDIAGSRTRSGLAVSRLLGIALKELRAGLHGFYIFMACVALGVAVIATVSSLSDALTAGFERQGEIILGGDATFSRMHTRATDAERKWIEAHGRVSEQATLRTMARRLDGEEQALVEIKAVDGAYPLAGAVDVKGAPFAEAMAAPDGAVADPVLLSQLGLKIGDKMRIGETEATVMATLVSEPDAVADRLTYGPRVFVSHATLEKSELVQPGTLARWRYAVKLDPDSAGRAIDLAQFRSVAKAELSESGFVMADRRDPSPQVTRTLDRLRQFLTFLGLASLLVGGVGIANAVATFIDRRRNVIATMKTVGATSRVVLSIFLIQVLVIALIGVVIGLAVGLAAPYFLISAYGDQLPIKADLTYSAGSILASVTYGLLVALLFTLWPLGRAELIKPSVLFRDEVAPERIWPRRGVIVATALIAVTLLGFVLAMAESLRIAVYFCGALVLVFLVFTGLGTLVTNFARRVPRPRWPELSLAIGNLGAPGGLTRSVVISLGAGLSLLVAVALADASLVNELTSRLPQKAPSHFLLDVPRPEAQNLIRVVEQAAPGAHVVEAPMLRGRLVTLKGRKVEEIKPPAEAQWVLNGDRGITYADTLPEGSTLVEGDWWPADYAGEPLVSFERDLAGHLGVGIGDEVTVNVLGRNLTARIANLREVKWESLRLNFVMVFSSNALRAAPHNLLATVSLPDGVATETEAGLGRAIGKAFPSVTVIRVKDALNAVTAIFEKVMVAIRVAGAVTLIAGALVLAGALATAQRRRILEAVVLKVLGATRRRVLTSHVLEYLLLALIAGAFASGLGALAAWIAVEQVMRIPFTFSVEAVTRALALAIGLVLLFGSLGTWAVLRARPAAILRSG comes from the coding sequence ATGACGACCGCGACGACCGACATTGACATCGCGGGCTCGCGTACGCGATCGGGCCTGGCGGTTTCGCGCCTTCTCGGAATCGCGCTCAAAGAGCTGCGCGCCGGTCTGCACGGCTTCTACATTTTCATGGCGTGCGTCGCGCTCGGCGTCGCCGTCATCGCGACGGTCAGCTCGCTTTCTGATGCACTTACCGCCGGTTTCGAGCGGCAGGGTGAGATCATCCTCGGCGGCGATGCCACATTCTCGCGCATGCATACCCGCGCCACGGATGCGGAGCGCAAATGGATCGAAGCGCACGGCCGCGTCAGCGAGCAGGCGACGCTCAGGACGATGGCGCGCCGGCTCGACGGCGAAGAGCAGGCACTTGTCGAAATCAAGGCGGTGGACGGCGCCTATCCGCTCGCGGGAGCCGTCGATGTCAAGGGCGCGCCATTCGCCGAAGCGATGGCCGCACCCGACGGAGCCGTTGCCGATCCCGTGCTCCTGAGCCAGCTCGGCCTCAAGATCGGCGACAAGATGCGGATCGGCGAGACCGAGGCCACGGTGATGGCAACGCTCGTCTCCGAGCCTGACGCGGTTGCCGATCGTCTGACCTACGGGCCGCGCGTGTTCGTCTCGCACGCGACGCTTGAGAAATCCGAGCTGGTGCAGCCGGGCACGCTCGCGCGCTGGCGCTACGCGGTAAAGCTCGACCCGGATTCCGCCGGACGGGCAATCGATCTCGCGCAGTTCCGCAGCGTCGCGAAAGCGGAGCTTTCGGAATCGGGCTTCGTCATGGCCGACCGGCGCGACCCCTCACCCCAGGTGACCCGCACGCTCGATCGCCTGCGCCAGTTCCTGACCTTCCTCGGCCTTGCTTCGCTGCTTGTGGGCGGCGTCGGCATTGCGAATGCGGTTGCGACGTTCATCGACCGGCGGCGCAACGTCATTGCCACGATGAAGACCGTCGGCGCCACCAGCCGCGTCGTTCTTTCGATATTCCTGATTCAGGTGCTGGTCATTGCGCTGATCGGCGTTGTGATCGGGCTCGCGGTCGGCCTTGCGGCGCCATATTTCCTGATCTCAGCCTACGGAGACCAGCTGCCGATCAAGGCGGATCTCACGTATTCCGCGGGGAGCATTCTGGCGAGCGTTACCTATGGATTACTGGTGGCGCTTTTGTTCACGCTGTGGCCGCTGGGGCGCGCCGAGCTGATCAAGCCTAGCGTGCTGTTTCGCGACGAGGTGGCGCCGGAACGTATCTGGCCACGGCGCGGCGTCATCGTGGCGACAGCGCTCATCGCGGTGACGCTGCTCGGTTTCGTCCTTGCGATGGCGGAATCGCTGCGCATCGCGGTCTATTTCTGTGGCGCGCTGGTTCTCGTATTTCTGGTCTTCACCGGGCTCGGCACGCTGGTCACGAATTTTGCCCGGAGGGTGCCGCGGCCCAGGTGGCCGGAGCTGTCGCTCGCGATCGGCAACCTCGGTGCGCCCGGCGGACTCACGCGCTCGGTCGTCATCTCGCTCGGCGCCGGGCTTTCTCTTCTGGTTGCAGTGGCGCTCGCCGATGCGTCGCTCGTCAACGAATTGACGAGCCGCCTGCCGCAGAAGGCCCCAAGCCACTTCCTGCTCGATGTGCCGAGGCCGGAGGCGCAAAATCTCATCCGCGTCGTGGAGCAGGCGGCGCCCGGCGCGCACGTCGTCGAGGCGCCCATGTTGCGCGGGCGGCTCGTCACGCTCAAGGGCCGCAAGGTGGAAGAGATCAAGCCGCCGGCTGAGGCGCAGTGGGTGCTCAACGGCGACCGTGGCATTACCTATGCGGATACGCTGCCGGAGGGATCGACGCTGGTCGAGGGCGATTGGTGGCCCGCGGACTATGCCGGCGAGCCGCTCGTCTCCTTCGAGCGCGATCTTGCAGGCCACCTCGGTGTCGGAATCGGCGACGAGGTAACCGTCAATGTGCTGGGGCGCAATCTCACGGCGCGCATCGCCAACTTGCGCGAGGTGAAGTGGGAAAGCCTGAGGCTCAACTTCGTCATGGTGTTCTCGTCGAACGCGCTGCGGGCCGCGCCACACAATCTGCTGGCAACCGTCAGCCTGCCGGACGGTGTTGCCACGGAGACCGAAGCCGGGCTCGGCCGGGCGATCGGCAAGGCTTTCCCGTCGGTCACCGTCATCCGGGTCAAAGACGCGCTCAATGCCGTTACGGCCATTTTCGAGAAGGTGATGGTGGCGATCCGGGTTGCCGGGGCTGTGACCCTGATCGCGGGCGCGCTCGTGCTCGCCGGTGCGCTGGCCACGGCTCAGCGCCGGCGCATTCTCGAAGCGGTCGTGCTCAAGGTGCTGGGGGCCACGCGCCGGCGCGTGCTGACGTCCCACGTGCTCGAATACCTGCTGCTCGCGCTCATCGCGGGGGCGTTCGCATCCGGACTCGGGGCTCTTGCTGCCTGGATCGCCGTCGAACAGGTGATGCGGATCCCGTTCACCTTCAGCGTCGAAGCGGTGACCCGGGCGTTGGCGCTGGCGATCGGGCTCGTGCTGCTATTCGGCTCGCTCGGAACCTGGGCCGTGCTCCGAGCGAGACCCGCCGCCATACTCAGGTCGGGCTAG
- a CDS encoding ABC transporter ATP-binding protein: MPQPIIQLTDVRLNLESRAGLVEILKGISLDVARGQSLAIVGPSGSGKTSLLMVLAGLERATSGDVHVAGRDFNALDEDRMALTRGEDIGIVFQSFHLIPTMTALENVALPLEFAGHANARERARTLLSDVGLGVRIDHFPAQLSGGEQQRVALARALAPQPKLLLADEPTGNLDGNTGRQVVDLLFGLKRKSGATLVMVTHDERLAQQCERTIRMADGKIIADEYPVVAA, translated from the coding sequence GTGCCCCAGCCGATCATCCAACTGACCGACGTCCGGCTCAACCTCGAAAGCCGCGCCGGCCTGGTCGAGATCCTCAAAGGTATCAGCCTCGATGTGGCGCGCGGACAGTCGCTTGCCATCGTCGGGCCATCAGGCTCAGGAAAGACGTCCTTGCTCATGGTCCTTGCCGGGTTGGAACGAGCCACTAGCGGGGATGTGCACGTTGCCGGGCGCGATTTCAATGCTCTCGACGAAGACCGCATGGCGCTGACCCGCGGGGAAGACATCGGTATCGTCTTCCAATCGTTCCATCTGATCCCGACCATGACGGCGCTCGAGAACGTGGCGTTGCCGCTGGAATTCGCGGGGCATGCGAATGCACGCGAGCGGGCGCGGACGTTGCTTTCGGACGTCGGGCTCGGCGTGCGCATCGATCATTTTCCGGCTCAGCTTTCAGGCGGCGAGCAGCAGCGCGTGGCGCTGGCGCGGGCGCTCGCCCCGCAACCGAAGCTCCTGCTCGCGGACGAGCCCACCGGTAATCTCGACGGCAACACCGGTCGGCAAGTCGTCGATCTCCTGTTCGGCCTCAAGCGCAAGAGCGGCGCCACGTTGGTCATGGTGACGCACGATGAACGCCTAGCTCAGCAATGCGAGCGCACGATCCGCATGGCCGACGGCAAGATCATAGCTGACGAATACCCCGTGGTGGCTGCATGA